The proteins below come from a single Tachypleus tridentatus isolate NWPU-2018 chromosome 13, ASM421037v1, whole genome shotgun sequence genomic window:
- the LOC143236383 gene encoding putative protein-lysine deacylase ABHD14B — translation MFNTSTQVTSVQQDHMTDFREKHHKFTQLQDFTAKVVCFSASDASQPIESSSSLQGPTRSPRHVKESTSRVDVGAVAPNEIFLNVKVFYREALPKDTSNFHISILLLHRAAFSSKTCLDLGTIQVLAVMGYRTVAMDIPGFGNSERARISNRGEFTYDVVKALNLIRPVVVSPSMSGAFALPYLVKHSTDMGGYVPVAPGATSILERQPCGNGQSKEMSLDSTPTLVVFGEYDRGKNSALLCLLPRSQGVEIPRGNHPAYLTSPGLWHKLLYNFLPYANQLAAETQ, via the exons ATGTTCAACACCAGTACTCAGGTTACCTCTGTCCAACAGGATCACATGACTGACTTTAGGGAAAAGCATCACAAGTTCACCCAGCTTCAGGACTTTacggccaaagtggtgtgtttcaGTGCCTCCGACGCCTCTCAACCAATAGAATCCTCTTCTTCCCTTCAAGGTCCTACAAGGTCTCCTCGTCATGTaaaggaatccacatcgagag TGGACGTAGGTGCTGTTGccccaaatgaaatatttttg AATGTCAAAGTTTTCTACCGTGAAGCTTTACCTAAGGACACTTCCAATTTCCACATCTCCATCCTTCTACTGCACAGAGCAGCGTTTTCTTCCAAAACCTGCCTGGACCTGGGCACAATACAAGTGCTGGCTGTAATGGGCTACCGGACTGTGGCAATGGATATACCTG gTTTCGGTAACAGCGAGAGGGCACGCATCTCAAACCGCGGCGAGTTCACTTACGACGTAGTTAAAGCCTTGAACTTGATACGTCCAGTGGTGGTCAGTCCTAGTATGAGTGGAGCTTTTGCTCTTCCGTACCTGGTAAAACATTCAACGGACATGGGTGGATATGTTCCAGTTGCACCCGGGGCTACAAGCATTCTTGAAAGACAACCTTGTGGTAATGGTCAGTCAAAAGAAATGTCCCTTGACAGT acTCCTACGTTGGTGGTGTTTGGAGAGTATGATCGTGGGAAAAATTCCGCTCTGTTATGCTTGTTACCCAGAAGTCAAGGAGTTGAGATCCCCAGAGGAAACCATCCGGCTTATCTAACTAGCCCTGGGCTTTGGCATAAACTTCTTTACAATTTCCTTCCTTATGCAAACCAGCTGGCAGCTGAGACTCAATGA